A window of Cellulomonas sp. SLBN-39 genomic DNA:
TGCCCGGCGTCGACGCCGACGACGACGCCGGCACGGGGGTCGAAGGCGTAGCGGCGGGCGGGACGGCCCTTGCCGGGGTCGGTGCCGGTGCGCCGGCTCGCCAGCTCGGTGACCCAGCCGCGGGCGATGAGCTCGTCGCAGACGTCGTGCACGGTGGCGCGCGAGAGCCCGGTGGCCTCGACGAGCGCGGTGCCGGTGACCTCGTCGAGGTCCCACAGCCGGTCGAGCACGAGCCGTGCGCTGGCGTCGCGCAGGTGCCGGGACGACACCGGGGTCCGATCCACCTCTTGACCTCCTCGGGCTTCGCGGTCACTCTAGTGGCAGGTCTTAAATTTAGGTCCTACATCAAGAGCGGCCATCCCGGGGGGACGCATGACGACGGTGACGGGGATCGACCAGGTGCTGGCCGCAGGGTCGGCGCAGGACGCGACCTGGTGGCGGCAGGCCGTCGTCTACCAGATCTACCCGCGCAGCTTCGCCGACTCGAACGGCGACGGCGTCGGCGACCTGCGCGGCATCACCGCCAGGGTCGACCACCTGCGCGACCTCGGCGTCGACGCGGTCTGGCTGAGCCCCTTCTACCCCTCGGCCCTGGCCGACGGCGGCTACGACGTCGACGACCACCGCGCCGTCGACCCCCGCATCGGCACCCTCGACGACCTCGACGCGATGCGCACCGCCCTGCGCGCCGCCGGCATCCGCCTCGTCGTCGACATCGTCCCCAACCACACCTCGAACCGGCACGCCTGGTTCCGCGAGGCCCTCGCCTCCCCGCCCGGATCCCGCGCCCGGCAGCGCTACGTGTTCCGCCGCGGCCGCGGCGCCCACGGCGAGCTGCCGCCCAGCGACTGGACCGCGAGCTTCGGCGGCCCGGCGTGGGAGCCCGTCGGAGACGGCGAGTGGTACCTGCACCTGTTCGCCCCCGAGCAGCCCGACCTCAACTGGGCCGACGACGATGTCCGCGCGGACTTCCTGCGCACGCTCGCGTTCTGGGCCGACCGCGGCGTCGACGGGTTCCGCATCGACGTCGCCCACGCCCTCGTCAAGGACCTCACCGAGCCGCTGCCCTCCCAGGCCGAGCTCGACGCCCACCTCGGCGACGGCACGCACCCGCTGCAGGACCGCGACGAGGTCCACGAGATCTACCGCGAGTGGCGGCGCCTGTTCGACCGCTACGACCCGCCGCGCACCGCGGTCGCCGAGGCCTGGGTGCCCGCGCACCGGCGCGCGCGGTACGCGTCGCCGCAGGGGCTGGGGCAGGCCTTCAACTTCGACCTGCTCGAGTCCCCCTGGGACGCGGCGGCGTTCGCGTCGATCATCGAGAAGAACCTCGCGCTGGCCCACGAGTCCGGGGCGTCGTCGACGTGGGTCCTGTCCAACCACGACGTGGTCCGGCACGCCAGCCGGTACGCCCTGCCCACCGGCACGGACCTGACCGCGTGGCTGAACGCCGACGGCACCGACCCCGCCCCGGACGAGGCGCGCGGCCTGCGCCGGGCGCGCGCCGCGACGCTGCTCATCCTCGCCCTGCCGGGCTCGGCGTACCTGTACCAGGGCGAGGAGCTCGGCCTGCCCGAGGTCGCGGACCTGCCGCGCGACGCGCTCGCGGACCCGACCCACCTGCGGTCCGGCGGTGCGCAGAAGGGCCGCGACGGCTGCCGGGTGCCGCTGCCGTGGACGTCCCACGGCCCGACGCTGGGGTTCGGCGACCAGCACGCGCACCTGCCCGTGCCGGCGTCGTTCGCGCGGTTCGCGGCCGACGCGCAGGCCGCGGACGAGTCCTCGACCCTGGCGCTGTACCGGAAGGCGCTCGCCGAGCGGCGCCGCCGGCAGACCGGGGAGATGCTGGAGTGGCTGACGGACGTCCCGCCGACGGTGGTGGCGTTCCGCCGGCCCGGCGGCTGGACGTCGGTGACGAACTTCGGGACCACGCCGGCACCGCTGCCGGCGGGTCAGGTGGTCCTCGCCAGCGGGCCGCTCGACGGCACCGGGGTGCCGGCCGAGACGACCGTGTGGCTGGAGCAGGGCACGACGGACGCGTGACGCAGGACGGGCGGGTGCACCGACGCACCCGCCCGGCAGGGGGCGCGGCAACGGTGCCGCGGCGACTTCGACCACCGGAGGCGACAGCATGACGTCACCGTCCACCCTGATGCGGGCCGAGCTGAGCCGCCGGGGGTTCCTGCGCGGCCTCGGGGCCGCCGGCGCGGGGCTCGCCCTCGCGTCGTGCTCCAGCGCCTCGGCGTCGTCGGGCACCACGGAGATCGTGTTCTACCAGTCCAAGCCCGAGGTCATCGGGTACTTCGGCGAGCTCATCGAGCAGTTCCACCAGTCCCAGTCCCGGGTGCGGGTGCGGCACGACTCGACGTCGAACCTCGCGGGGTCGTTCGTGCGGGAGCAGCCGCCGGACATCGGGTGCCTCAACTACAACTTCGAGATCTCCCGGTACGTGGAGCGCGGCGCCCTCTCGGACCTGTCGGACATGCCGGAGGCGGGCCGCGTCCTGCCCGAGCTGCAGCCGCTGATCGACGTCACCGCCAGCTACCCGGGCCGCACGAGCGTGATCCCGTACTCGCTCATGGCCGCGGCGGTGCTCTACAACCGCGAGATCTTCGCCGACCTCGACCTGACGCCGCCGACGACCTGGGACGAGCTGCTGACCCTGTGCCGCACGCTGACCGACGCGGGCGTCACGCCGATCTACTCCACGTTCAAGGACCCGTGGACGATCGCGCAGGGCCACTTCGACTACACGGTCGGCGGCCTGGTCGACACCACGGACTTCTTCACGCAGCTCAAGGCGCAGGGCACCGACGTGGGGCCCGGCTCCCCCGTCGCCTTCCAGCAGCAGGTGCTCGAGCCCGTCCAGCGCATGCAGGAGCTCGTCGCGTTCACCAACCCGGACGCCGCCAGCCGCGGCTACGGCGACGGCAACGTGGCGTTCGCACGCGGCGAGGCCGCCATGTACCTGCAGGGGCCGTGGGCGCTCGGGGAGATCGCCAAGACCAACCCCGACCTCGACGTCGGGGCGTTCCCGCTGCCGATGACGGACGACCCGGCGGACCGCCAGGTCCGCGTCAACATCGACCTGGCGCTGTGGATCCCCGAGGGCTCACGGAAGAAGGAGGCGGCCCGGGAGTTCCTGGCGTTCCTCATGCAGCCGGAGGTCATCGACGCGTACAACGCCCACGCGCTCGGCTTCGGCGTCACCCAGGGCGCCGCACCCGTGACGGACCCGACGCTCGTCGAGCTGCGCGAGTACTACGACCGGGCCGCGTTCTACGTGGGCGCGTCCCAGCTGGTGCCGCAGTCGATCCCGCTGCAGAACTACACGCAGTCCCTCGCGGCCGGAGCCGCCCCCGGGCCGGTCCTGGCCACGCTCGACGCCGACTGGCGGCGGCTCGCGTTCCGCTCCTGACGCCGCGCGCCGCCCACCCACGAACGGAGCCACCCGATGGTCACCGCACCCACCACCCGGGCGACGTCCCGGGGCGCCCGCGCCGCGGCACCGACGCCGCCGGCCGGGGACCGCCACCGCCGCGTCCCGGGCACGTTCTACCTGTTCCTCGTGCCCACGCTCGTCGTGTTCACCCTGTCGATCACCCTGCCCGCCGTCATGGGCATCACGTTCAGCTTCACCGACTCCGTCGGGTTCGGAGAGTTCTCGTTCACCGGCCTGACCAACTACGTCGCCCTGTTCTCCGACCCCGCGATCCGCAGCTCCTACCTGTTCACGGTCGGGTTCGCGCTGGTCACGGTGCTGCTGGTCAACGTCGTCGCGTTCCTGCTGGCCGTGGGCCTGACGGCGCGGATCCGGGCCAAGGTCGCGCTGCGCACGGTGTTCGTGCTGCCCATGGTGATCTCGGGCATCGTCATCGCCTACGTCTTCAACTTCCTGTTCTCCAACTCCGTGCCGCAGCTCGGGCAGGCCCTCGGCATCGGACCGCTGGAGCAGAGCCTGCTGGCGAACCCCGACCTGGCGTGGACGACCATCGTGATCGTCACCGCGTGGCAGGCGGTGCCGTCCGCGCTGCTCATCTACATCGCGGGCATCCTGTCGATCCCCGGCGAGGTGTACGAGGCCGCCGCCATGGACGGCGCGTCCGCGCGCCGCCGCCTGGTGTCGATCACGCTGCCGCTGGTCGCCGGGTACGTCGTCATCAACCTCGTCATCGGCTTCAAGAACTTCCTCAACGCCTACGACATCATCGTCGGCCTGACCAACGGCGGTCCCGGCACCGCGACGCGCAGCGTCGCCATGACGATCTTCTCCGGGTTCACCGGCGGCGACTACGCCTACCAGATGGCCAACGCGACGATCTTCTTCCTCATCGCCGTCGTCCTGGCCGTCGCCCAGCTGCGCCTGACCCGCGGAAGGAGCGCCCTGTGACCGCCCAGACCCTGACCACGACCACGCCCGCCCAGGTGCCGGTGACCCGGCGCCGGTTCCGCCGCCGCGGCGGCGAGGACCGCACCAGCTGGGGCACCACGACCATCCTCGCGCTGTGCACGCTGGCGGTGTTCGCCCCGCTGTACGCGACGGTGACGATGGCGTTCAAGACGACGTCGCAGTCCGTGGACGGGCAGGTGTTCTCCCTGCCGTCCCCGGTCAGCGTCGACGGGTTCGTCGAGGCGTGGCGGTTGACCAACTTCCCGCGCGGGTTCGCGATCTCCGTCTTCGTCACCGCCGTGACCGTGGTCGGCACCGTCGCGCTGGCATCGCTGGCCGCGTACGCGATCGCCCGCAACTGGGACCGCCGGTTCTTCCGCTGGTCGTTCTTCTACCTGCTGGCCGCGATGTTCCTGCCGTTCCCCGTGCTGGCGCTCTCGCAGGTCAAGCTCACCGGGATCGTCGGCCTCGCCAACCCCGTGGGCGTGGCGCTGCTGCACGTGATGTTCCAGCTCTCGTTCAGCGTGCTGCTGTTCACCGCGTTCATCCGCGGCCTGCCCGAGGAGCTCGAGGAGAGCGCCCGCCTCGACGGGGCGAGCACCTGGACGGTGTTCCGGCGTGTCGTCTTCCCGATGATGGCGCCCATGAGCGCGACCGTCGCGATCTTCGCGTTCCTCGCGTCGTGGAACGACTTCATGATGCCGTCGCTCATCACCGCCGACTCCACGCTGCAGACCCTGCCGGTGCTGCAGAGCGTGTTCCAGACGCAGTTCAGCAGCAACTACAACGTCGCGTTCGCGTCGTACCTCATGGCGATGGCGCCCGCGATCGTCGTGTACCTGTTCACCCAGCGCTGGGTGATGGCCGGTGTCACCCAGGGGGCGATCAAGTAGCGGCCGTCGGCTGCCCGACCCGCACCCCGCCCTCGGGCGCGAGCGGCAGGGACCGCACGCTGCGGAACTGCCGCTCGCGCCCGTCGACGGGGTCGGTGAACGCGACCTCCGCGGCGAGCAGCTGCAACGGGTGCCGGAAGTCGTCGGTCGGCACGTCCTTGACCACCGGGTACAACGGGTCGTCGACGATCGGCACGCCCAGCCCCCACAGGTGCAGCCGCAGCTGGTGGGTGCGCCCCGTGCGCGGCGACAACCGGTAGACCCCGTGCCCGCCGGCCTCGCCCTCCAGCTCCACGAGCGTCTCGGCGTTGACCCGCGCCCCCGGCACCACCTCGGCCTGCCACGACCCGTTCTGCTTGCGGATGTGGTTGCGCACCACCACCGGCAGCTCCAGGTCCTCGCGCAGCGGCGCCAGCGCCCGGTACGTCTTGGTGACCGCCCGCCGCTCGAACGCCGTCTGGTACGGCCCCCGCCACCGCTGCTCCGTGGCCAGCATCAGCAGCCCCGACGTCACCCGGTCCAGCCGGTGCAGCGGCGAGAGCTCCGGCAGCCCCAGCTCCGCGCGCAGGCGCACGACCACCGACTGCATCACGTGCCGGCCCCGCGGGATCGTCGCCAGGAACGCCGGCTTGTCGACGACGACGAGCCGCTCGTCGCGGTGCACCACCACGACCTCGCCCGGCACGTCCGCCTCCACCGGCAGGTCGCGGTGGAACCACACGAACGACTGCGGCACGTACGGGTCGCCGTCCCGCACCGCCCGCCCGTCGGCGTCGACGAACCGCCCCGCGTCGAGCATCTCCGCGACGTCCACGTGCTCCGGCAGCCGGTGCCGCAGCCACGCGCCCATCGTGGCCCAGCCGTCCGCCCGCCCCCGCACCTTGTTCGGCGTGCAGATCCGCGCGGCGTCCAACCCGTGCCGCGACGGGAGCGGTGAACGAGGAGGCACCGGGCCATGCTACGGATGCCGGACGGGGCCAGAGCATTGCATCGACCCGCCCGTGCACGACGTGGAGCAGCACGATCGAGGCCGGCGGCGCGGCGCGGCCGAACGGGTGAGGCCCGTCGAGCGGTGCGCCCCGAGGTGCGAGCATCGGCGGCGTGGCGCGTCTGACGGGTGAGCTCGACCGGGTCCTCGGGACCGACTTCGGCCTCCTCACCGTCCATCAGAACCCCGCCTTCGGCGACGTCGACTCGAACGCGTACGCGAGCAGCGCCCCCGGCATCGTGGATGTGGTGTGCGGCGGGAGGAACCCCACGATCCATGCACGTCTGGAGGTGTGGGACGACCGGCCGCCCGAGCCAGCCAGCCTGTGGGAGGACTGCGACGTGCTGCCGTGGCGCTCGCTCCCCGGGGCCGGGCCCGCGTACGTCGCCGGCTTCGACCCGCCCGACGGCGAGGGGCTCGACGTCGACGATCTGGTCGATGCCCGGGTGCAGGTGCTGGCTCACGGTCGCCACCAGCCGGACGAGGGTCCGGACGCGACCGTCGAGCGGTACCTGTTCCGGTTCTGGCCGGAGCCGATGCCGGACCCGTTGGATGGTCCACCCCGTCGCATCGCCGGACGCCGTCCCGCCGAGAGGGAGCGCACGCCGTGGTCTGGCGCCGTGCACGGGTGGCATCTCGCCGGATGGGGTGTCGCGCTGTCCTGCATCCCGGCGTTCGACGACCTGCTCCGACGTGTCGAGCTCCACGGCGAACCGTTCTCTGAGGACACGCTCGGCGACGGTCTCGTGCAGCCGACCCAGGCGACGGCGGCAGACCCGTGGGAGAGGGCCGCACTCGGCGAGCCGCCCGGCAGAACCGTTCCCGCGCCCCAGAGCGAGACGCGGCTGGTGGCTGTCGCACGCGCCGCGCGGATGCCGGAGATCGTCACCTACCGTCATGCGCTCGAGGCACTCGTCCGGCTGGGACTCCTCGGCCAGGTGGAGACCGCCCAGGGGCCGCGGATGGTGCCGAACCCGTCGCCGAGGAGAGCAGCCGACGTCCTGCCCGTGCCGGAAGCAGACCGGCACAGGTACGCGACCGCCCCGTTCCTCGACCACACCGTCCTCGCTCACGAGCTGCGGGCGCTCGCCGCCTGGTCTCCCGGCGGCGCTCTGAGGACCACGGTGGGCCGTGTCGCGGTCCGGCTGTCCGTCCCCGCGAGCGATGTCGTCGGGGCGCTGCGGTACACGGCAGCCGACACGCCGTCATGCGCCGAGCTGCCCGACGGAGAGCTCACGGCGGCCTCGACGTTCAGCCTCCTCGCACGATGACCGCAGCCCGCCTCACTCCCTGCACACGCTGACGTGACCGGTGCTCGACGCACGGCCCTCCGCCGCCCGGAGTAGAGCTGACCCGGGCATGACGAGCGCGGCCACGTGACGCGCCCGAGTATTGCCTCGTGACGACCTCGACCCGCGGGCTGCGTCGCCGGTGGCTGTTCGCCGACCAGCTCGGGCCGCACTTCCTCGACCACCCCGACCAGCCCGTGCTGCTCGTGGAGTCGCGGGCGGCGTTCCGGCGCCGGCGCTACCACCGGCAGAAGGCGCACCTGGTGCTGTCCGCGCTGCGGCACCGCGCCGCCGAGCTCGGCGACCAGGCCGTCGTGGTCCGCGCCGACACGTACGGGGAGGCCCTCGCCCAGGTCGACGAGCCCCTCGACGTGTGCGCGCCCACGTCACGCGGCGCGCTGCGCCTCGTCGAGGGCCGACCCGGGCTGGAGGTGCTCCCCCACCGGGGCTTCGTCACCGCCCGCGACGACTTCGAGCGCTGGGCCGGTGCGCAGCGCGGCAGCCTGCGCCTAGAGCACTTCTACCGCACCGCCCGCCGCGTGCACGGCGTGCTCATGGACGGCGACGCCCCGGCGGGCGGCCGGTGGAACTTCGACCAGGAGAACCGCGAGCCCCCGCCCCGCACGCCCCGCCTCGACGTGCCGGCCCCGTGGCTGCCGGAGGAGGACGACATCGACGCCGAGGTCCGCGCCGACCTCGACCGCTGGGAGGCCGACGGCGACGTCACCTTCGTGGGCCGCGACGGCCCGCGCCGGTTCGCCGTCACGCGCGCCGAAGCTGTGGCCGCCCTCGACCGCTTCGTCGAGCACCGCCTGCCGACGTTCGGCCGCTACGAGGACGCCATGCTCGCCGCGGACCCGTGGATGTCCCACTCGATGCTCTCCGCCCCCATGAACCTCGGCCTGATCGACCCCCGCGAGGCCATCGACCGCGCCGAGCACGCCTACCGCACCGGTCACGCCCCGATCGCCGCCGTCGAGGGCTACGTCCGCCAGATCCTCGGCTGGCGCGACTACGTCTGGCACGTCTACTGGCACACCGGCCCCGACTACCGCGAGAGCAACGCCCTGGCCGCCCGCACCCCGCTGCCCACCTGGTTCACCGACCTCGACGCCGACGCCGTCGAGGCCCGCTGCCTGCGCGAGACCCTCGCCCAGGTCCGCGACACCGGCTGGGTCCACCACATCCCCCGCCTCATGGTGCTCGGCAACTGGGCCCTGCAGCGCGGCTACGACCCTGGCGCGCTCACCGACTGGTTCCACGAGTCCTTCGTCGACGGCTACGCCTGGGTCATGGCCGCCAACGTCCTCGGGATGAGCCAGCACGCCGACGGCGGCTTCATGGCCACCAAGCCCTACGCCTCCGGCGGCGCCTACATCAAGCGCATGTCCGACTACTGCGGCGGCTGCCGCTACCGCCCCGACGTCCGCGTCGGCGACGACGCCTGCCCCTTCACCGCCGGCTACTGGTGGTTCCTCCACCGCAACCGCGACACCCTCGCCCCCAACCACCGCATGGCCCAGCCCCTCGCCGGCCTCACCCGCCTCCGCGACCGCGACGCCCTCGTCGACCAGGAACACCGCCGCGGCCCGGAGCCACCCTGAGCCGCACGAGTCCGGTCCGCCCTTGACCCGATCGAACGGATGCTCCGGGTCAACGGGCCGCGAGAGAGTCGGCGTACCGCCGCTCGAGTCGTGCCTCGTCGGGCCGGTCTCGCTTCGACCTCGGGACGACCATCAGCGGCCGGTCGTGGTGATCCTGGATCCCGTGGCGCAGCATCGGCCCATCGACCTCTTCGAGGATGTCCTTCCTGACATGGACCGTCAGGTCTGGCCGGATGCCGAGGATGTTGGCGTCGTACGCACCGTGGTGGATCTTGCACAGCGCGCCGGCGGATCATCCCGCCCACTCGGATCCCGCTCTTTGCGACGCAGCGCGGACGACCACGAGCGCGTGCTCGGCGGTGACCCGTAGCCGTGTCTGATGGCCGAGCGCATACCGCCAGGCGCGCTCGGCCGGAGCGGAGTCGAACACCCACGCCTGCGGTGGGCGACCGAACGGCCCGCGCCGGACGAACACCTCGACGGCGTCCGCGTCGATGAGGCCTCGCTCGGCCAGGGCCCACAGGTCGTACAGATCGCGCGGCGCATGGCGATCGATCCACGTCCCCAGCTTCGCGGCGGCGAATCCGGCACCGGTGAGGGTCCGGAGCCGTGCAGGTGGCGCGTCGGAGTAACGCTGCTCGATCTCACGCACCTCCGTCGGCCACAGGTACCCCGCGCCGCTGAGCAGCTGGACCTGGACGCTCGCCGTGCCGTCCACGACGAGCTCCGCCGGCTGACTCCCTGACGTCTCCGTCAGCGCGGGGCGCCATGCGGGCCGCCCGTGCGACCTCGCCAGCCCGCGCCTGACGGCTGCCGCGACCTGCGCCGCAACAGTCGGTCGGGGTGCCAGGGCGATGAGGTCGATGTCCTCGCTGAGCCTCGCGTCG
This region includes:
- a CDS encoding pseudouridine synthase, with amino-acid sequence MPPRSPLPSRHGLDAARICTPNKVRGRADGWATMGAWLRHRLPEHVDVAEMLDAGRFVDADGRAVRDGDPYVPQSFVWFHRDLPVEADVPGEVVVVHRDERLVVVDKPAFLATIPRGRHVMQSVVVRLRAELGLPELSPLHRLDRVTSGLLMLATEQRWRGPYQTAFERRAVTKTYRALAPLREDLELPVVVRNHIRKQNGSWQAEVVPGARVNAETLVELEGEAGGHGVYRLSPRTGRTHQLRLHLWGLGVPIVDDPLYPVVKDVPTDDFRHPLQLLAAEVAFTDPVDGRERQFRSVRSLPLAPEGGVRVGQPTAAT
- a CDS encoding nucleotidyl transferase AbiEii/AbiGii toxin family protein codes for the protein MSHTQQAEWEEVADRFGAALEQVRRDHLISHVLAALSSDVSTDDLVFFGGTALSRTFLADARLSEDIDLIALAPRPTVAAQVAAAVRRGLARSHGRPAWRPALTETSGSQPAELVVDGTASVQVQLLSGAGYLWPTEVREIEQRYSDAPPARLRTLTGAGFAAAKLGTWIDRHAPRDLYDLWALAERGLIDADAVEVFVRRGPFGRPPQAWVFDSAPAERAWRYALGHQTRLRVTAEHALVVVRAASQRAGSEWAG
- a CDS encoding carbohydrate ABC transporter permease → MTAQTLTTTTPAQVPVTRRRFRRRGGEDRTSWGTTTILALCTLAVFAPLYATVTMAFKTTSQSVDGQVFSLPSPVSVDGFVEAWRLTNFPRGFAISVFVTAVTVVGTVALASLAAYAIARNWDRRFFRWSFFYLLAAMFLPFPVLALSQVKLTGIVGLANPVGVALLHVMFQLSFSVLLFTAFIRGLPEELEESARLDGASTWTVFRRVVFPMMAPMSATVAIFAFLASWNDFMMPSLITADSTLQTLPVLQSVFQTQFSSNYNVAFASYLMAMAPAIVVYLFTQRWVMAGVTQGAIK
- a CDS encoding ABC transporter substrate-binding protein, with amino-acid sequence MTSPSTLMRAELSRRGFLRGLGAAGAGLALASCSSASASSGTTEIVFYQSKPEVIGYFGELIEQFHQSQSRVRVRHDSTSNLAGSFVREQPPDIGCLNYNFEISRYVERGALSDLSDMPEAGRVLPELQPLIDVTASYPGRTSVIPYSLMAAAVLYNREIFADLDLTPPTTWDELLTLCRTLTDAGVTPIYSTFKDPWTIAQGHFDYTVGGLVDTTDFFTQLKAQGTDVGPGSPVAFQQQVLEPVQRMQELVAFTNPDAASRGYGDGNVAFARGEAAMYLQGPWALGEIAKTNPDLDVGAFPLPMTDDPADRQVRVNIDLALWIPEGSRKKEAAREFLAFLMQPEVIDAYNAHALGFGVTQGAAPVTDPTLVELREYYDRAAFYVGASQLVPQSIPLQNYTQSLAAGAAPGPVLATLDADWRRLAFRS
- a CDS encoding glycoside hydrolase family 13 protein, giving the protein MTTVTGIDQVLAAGSAQDATWWRQAVVYQIYPRSFADSNGDGVGDLRGITARVDHLRDLGVDAVWLSPFYPSALADGGYDVDDHRAVDPRIGTLDDLDAMRTALRAAGIRLVVDIVPNHTSNRHAWFREALASPPGSRARQRYVFRRGRGAHGELPPSDWTASFGGPAWEPVGDGEWYLHLFAPEQPDLNWADDDVRADFLRTLAFWADRGVDGFRIDVAHALVKDLTEPLPSQAELDAHLGDGTHPLQDRDEVHEIYREWRRLFDRYDPPRTAVAEAWVPAHRRARYASPQGLGQAFNFDLLESPWDAAAFASIIEKNLALAHESGASSTWVLSNHDVVRHASRYALPTGTDLTAWLNADGTDPAPDEARGLRRARAATLLILALPGSAYLYQGEELGLPEVADLPRDALADPTHLRSGGAQKGRDGCRVPLPWTSHGPTLGFGDQHAHLPVPASFARFAADAQAADESSTLALYRKALAERRRRQTGEMLEWLTDVPPTVVAFRRPGGWTSVTNFGTTPAPLPAGQVVLASGPLDGTGVPAETTVWLEQGTTDA
- a CDS encoding cryptochrome/photolyase family protein, producing MTTSTRGLRRRWLFADQLGPHFLDHPDQPVLLVESRAAFRRRRYHRQKAHLVLSALRHRAAELGDQAVVVRADTYGEALAQVDEPLDVCAPTSRGALRLVEGRPGLEVLPHRGFVTARDDFERWAGAQRGSLRLEHFYRTARRVHGVLMDGDAPAGGRWNFDQENREPPPRTPRLDVPAPWLPEEDDIDAEVRADLDRWEADGDVTFVGRDGPRRFAVTRAEAVAALDRFVEHRLPTFGRYEDAMLAADPWMSHSMLSAPMNLGLIDPREAIDRAEHAYRTGHAPIAAVEGYVRQILGWRDYVWHVYWHTGPDYRESNALAARTPLPTWFTDLDADAVEARCLRETLAQVRDTGWVHHIPRLMVLGNWALQRGYDPGALTDWFHESFVDGYAWVMAANVLGMSQHADGGFMATKPYASGGAYIKRMSDYCGGCRYRPDVRVGDDACPFTAGYWWFLHRNRDTLAPNHRMAQPLAGLTRLRDRDALVDQEHRRGPEPP
- a CDS encoding carbohydrate ABC transporter permease translates to MVTAPTTRATSRGARAAAPTPPAGDRHRRVPGTFYLFLVPTLVVFTLSITLPAVMGITFSFTDSVGFGEFSFTGLTNYVALFSDPAIRSSYLFTVGFALVTVLLVNVVAFLLAVGLTARIRAKVALRTVFVLPMVISGIVIAYVFNFLFSNSVPQLGQALGIGPLEQSLLANPDLAWTTIVIVTAWQAVPSALLIYIAGILSIPGEVYEAAAMDGASARRRLVSITLPLVAGYVVINLVIGFKNFLNAYDIIVGLTNGGPGTATRSVAMTIFSGFTGGDYAYQMANATIFFLIAVVLAVAQLRLTRGRSAL